Proteins encoded together in one Calditrichota bacterium window:
- a CDS encoding DUF374 domain-containing protein yields the protein MLLPPGNWLSSSVSAEQPAPLFAFRERLLLGLATSLGPGLLRLLGLLCRYKVFDDDNLHRAESGGKGAIIALWHGRMVLPVYHFRKRGIAALISRSFDGELISRIVARLGYLPRRGSPRAGGREGFMELIRDLKAGRTVAIFPDGPTGPRHSVKDGVLHLARLSGAPIVPVSFQTDRAWRFSSWDRFTLPKPFSQGIMIVGEPLVIPRHLGSEEAIAHAREAIRMALRDAEDEADRRIRSLTGVNF from the coding sequence ATGCTTTTGCCACCGGGGAATTGGTTGAGTTCGTCCGTTAGCGCCGAGCAGCCGGCTCCTCTCTTCGCCTTCCGCGAGCGATTGCTCCTGGGACTGGCAACGTCGCTCGGGCCGGGACTGTTGCGGCTTTTGGGATTGCTCTGTCGCTACAAGGTCTTCGACGACGATAACCTGCACCGGGCAGAGTCGGGCGGCAAAGGAGCCATCATCGCATTGTGGCACGGACGGATGGTGCTGCCGGTCTATCACTTTCGCAAACGGGGAATTGCGGCGTTGATCAGCCGCTCGTTTGACGGCGAATTGATCTCACGCATCGTCGCCCGACTCGGCTACCTGCCGCGCCGGGGGTCGCCGCGGGCGGGTGGTCGCGAGGGCTTTATGGAACTTATACGCGACCTCAAAGCCGGACGGACGGTGGCGATTTTTCCCGACGGGCCAACCGGACCGCGACACTCGGTCAAGGATGGCGTCTTGCACTTGGCAAGGCTCTCGGGAGCGCCTATTGTACCGGTCAGTTTTCAGACCGATCGTGCCTGGAGGTTCTCGAGTTGGGACCGCTTCACGCTTCCCAAACCATTCAGTCAGGGCATTATGATCGTCGGCGAGCCTCTGGTGATACCCCGCCATTTAGGGAGCGAAGAAGCCATTGCCCACGCCCGCGAGGCAATTCGTATGGCTCTCAGAGATGCCGAAGACGAAGCCGACCGGCGTATTCGGTCGCTAACCGGAGTGAATTTCTGA
- a CDS encoding PAS domain S-box protein, with the protein MGDDPKLTPGSEGDITSLIDAFRYFNEAATTLGAAYRKLESRIQELTEQLEEKDSQLYSRLIELDRVTKYLTSLVESLSSGVVAVDMNGMITIFNRSAAGMLGIAAESAIGCHYTDILGNDAGESGALRTLREGPELRGVERVLYGRGIKVAYQTTWVVDSLGDRIGVVEVFEDVSLMRDLEARLEHQKTLSALGEMAAAVAHELRNPLAGIGGFAALLKKDLAGDPKLASKVDRILQGVHALDRVAGNLLFLTRQTTIKREEIDLQSLLSEIVQLLESEIHGSGSDIGIHLSLPAEQIPVSADRELMRLVFTNVTKNAVQAIPSGRKGEVAVELLWKLLANRFEVLISDNGIGIPDENRERLFSPFFTTRHSGTGLGLALVKKVIDLHKGEIHIDSAEGVGTRFSISLPIRPLAAGESYGQLVAAKETL; encoded by the coding sequence ATGGGCGATGATCCCAAACTGACGCCGGGTTCTGAAGGTGACATCACCTCACTGATAGACGCCTTTCGCTACTTCAACGAAGCAGCGACGACGCTTGGCGCTGCCTACCGGAAACTCGAGTCGCGCATTCAGGAGTTAACCGAGCAACTCGAGGAGAAGGATAGCCAACTCTACAGCCGCCTCATCGAACTCGACCGGGTAACGAAGTATCTGACCAGTTTGGTCGAGAGCCTCTCGAGCGGCGTGGTAGCGGTCGATATGAACGGGATGATAACGATCTTCAATCGCTCGGCTGCCGGGATGTTAGGGATTGCCGCCGAGTCGGCCATAGGTTGTCATTATACCGATATCCTCGGCAATGACGCCGGCGAGAGCGGCGCTCTCAGAACTCTTCGCGAAGGCCCGGAACTACGAGGTGTAGAGCGGGTGCTCTATGGGCGCGGGATCAAGGTAGCCTACCAGACAACCTGGGTGGTCGATTCGCTGGGGGACCGGATCGGCGTGGTCGAGGTCTTCGAGGATGTGTCTCTAATGCGCGACCTCGAGGCGCGACTCGAGCATCAAAAGACCCTTTCGGCATTAGGCGAGATGGCTGCTGCCGTGGCTCACGAACTGCGCAATCCGCTGGCTGGCATCGGGGGATTCGCAGCGCTTCTGAAGAAAGATCTTGCCGGCGATCCGAAACTGGCGTCCAAGGTCGACCGTATTCTGCAAGGTGTTCATGCCCTCGACCGGGTAGCAGGCAACCTCCTCTTTCTGACCCGGCAGACAACGATAAAGCGCGAAGAGATCGACTTGCAGTCGTTGCTCAGCGAAATCGTCCAGTTGCTCGAGTCTGAAATACACGGATCGGGATCTGATATCGGGATACACCTCTCGCTGCCGGCAGAGCAGATCCCGGTCAGCGCCGACCGGGAGTTGATGCGACTCGTCTTCACCAATGTTACGAAGAACGCCGTTCAAGCCATTCCATCCGGCCGCAAGGGCGAAGTTGCCGTCGAACTGCTCTGGAAGTTGCTCGCCAACCGGTTCGAGGTTTTGATCAGCGACAACGGCATCGGCATTCCGGACGAGAATCGGGAACGCCTCTTCAGTCCCTTCTTTACTACCCGGCACAGCGGCACCGGACTCGGTCTGGCCCTTGTCAAGAAAGTGATAGATCTCCATAAGGGCGAGATTCACATCGACTCTGCAGAGGGTGTCGGAACCCGGTTCTCCATTTCTTTGCCCATTCGCCCGCTGGCAGCAGGCGAGTCCTATGGTCAGCTGGTTGCTGCAAAGGAGACTCTTTGA